The genomic segment ACGCGGTGATCAGAAACCTCATGGTCATTGGTGAGGCCGTCAAACTCATTCCCGAACCGCTCAAAGAAAGGCGTGCCGATATTTCCTGGAGAATAATTGCAGGACTGCGGGATATTCTCATCCACGCTTATTTCGAAGTTCATACCGAAATCGTGTGGGACATCGTCAGGAATAAACTCCCCGAACTCCAGCGTGCTGTCAGGGAGATGCTCGATAGTGACGCCGCTCGATAATTTTTCTCTTCTATCGCTGTACCAAGCGTATGTTTTGCATCGAGTGAACTCCTGGTGAAGGGTGCCGAGGCTCTGGTATTGCCTGAAAAGAATATACAGATCCTTTTTTTCAACCGCTGCTCTCCTCTGTCCGATCGAGCAACGCATGGATCAGGGGTTTCTGCGCCGGGATCTCGTGGGTCAGAACATCCCGGACGATCTCCCGGTCCACACTGAAGTACGCATGGAGGTCATCCCAAAACTCTCCATCCTTGATATGTGACCGGAAGAAATTTTTGACGTACGATGTTGTTCGAGAGATTGCTGCTGCCCTGCCCCTATCTTATTCTGGGGGGTCTCCCCCGGCGGGAGAGAGCAAGGAAACACTCTTTATTCCCTATGGGGGCGGCACATCTGATCGGCCCGCCTTCCTCCATGAATCACGCCGGTGGCGCGGCCTCCAGAACCCCGGGATCTTCTCCCTGAGGCGGGCGGGAGGTTCTTTGTCGCCTCACCGATCACCTCGATACTCCGGAGGACGGATCGTTTCAGCACCTCGTCCTGCACGAGGTCGTCATAGGTGATGGCGCCGCACTACTCCTCCAGTCCGTGATATGGTGGAGGAAGATTCCTTCACGCTTCACACCAGACCGCCTCGCCTTTGATGTACGAACGGAGATAGGGGTCGATCCCGCCGGTGGTGACCGGGTCCACCCGCCTGCCGAAGAGATCTTCGAGGTATGCGATGAGGTCCATGAAGTTCTGGAACGTGGCCTGTTCCGGTGCGAATTCGACGAGAATGTCGATGTCGCTCGTCGGGGTCTCTTCCCCCTCGCGACGGATCCGAATATGCCTGTCCGTACGACTCCGAAACGCCCCCGGATCCAGGCTGATCGCTCCTGCAGTTGCCTGAGTTCGTTGGTCTGGAGGTGAGCGGTCACGCCTATCGAGAGGATCCTGGGGATTGCGGTATATATAGGTGCCCGCACCGCGGCACTCTCCGGGGAATACCTGGATAGAGGAAGGAGACCCCTTCGGCACAGGTAAAATATGTGGTGTGATCTGATGCGAAAGCGGTGTCCCGGGTCATTGCCTGCGGTTGTCCCATGCGAAGAAATCTTTGCCTCATACGACCACGTTCAACTAACTCCGCAAGGAGTCCCCGTCCAACAGGTGCGGGGAGGAATTTCGGTTCACAAGTATGACCATAAATATTTTTGCGTGAAACATATCTCTGTGCTCCCCACAAAGACCGTCATCCTCAAGACGGACTGTCCTGACTCCGATCTTCTTGACCGGACGGTACAGACCTACACCGATGGGATGAACTACGTCTCTGCGGTTGTGTACAAACTCGGGAAACCGAAGGGTTCTGCCGCCCTCCAGAAGATCGTCTATCCTGCTCTCCGGGAGCAGATCGGTCTCAAGTCCCAGATGTCCTGCAATGTCGTCCGGCAGGTCACGGGAACTTACCGGACACTCCAGGAGCAGGTCAAAGCGAAAAAGACGGAGTGGCAGCAGATCACGTACGCTCCCACCTCCATGACCTTCTCCTTCGGGCGGGACTTCTCCCTTGACGGGGATGAGATCGGGCTTACGACCATCGAGGGGAGACGGAAGTATCGGTTCTTCCGGTATCCTCACATGGAGCAGTATCTCGACGGATCATGGAAGTTTGGCGCGTCAAAACTGGTGAAACATCAGGGCGGGACATATTACTTCCACCTCTGTTGTGAAAAGGACGTAGAAACCCGTAAAGTCACGGAGTCTTCGACTTTCATGGGGGTAGACGTAGGCCAGAACTTCCTTGCTGTTGCCTCGACAACCGACAAGAAATGTCGGTTCTTCTGTGGCGGGAAAGCGAAGGATCTCCGAAACATCTCTTCTACTATGCGGAAACGGTTGCAGTCAAAGGGCACCCGGTCGGCAAAGAGGATGCTGAAGCACCTCTCTGGCCGGGAGAGACGGCTTATGACTGATATGAACCACCGCGTCTCGAAGGAGATCGTTCGTTTTGCCGTTCAGAACAAGGTTGATGTGATCGGGCTGGAGGACCTTACCGGGATCAGGGATCGGACAGAAACCTCGAAAGGGAGGCGATACACCCATCATTCCTGGGCGTTCTTTGAACTTCAGTCCTTCATCGAGTACAAGGCACGCGAGAAAGGTATATCGACGGTCTATGTTGATCCGGCATATACCTCCCAGACTTGTCCTCGGTGCAACCATATCAGCAAGAACAACCGACACAGGAAATCGTTTGTCTGCGAATGTTGCGGGCATTCGCTCCATGCCGACCTTATCGGTGCTCGGAACAT from the Methanofollis sp. genome contains:
- a CDS encoding HepT-like ribonuclease domain-containing protein, which translates into the protein MPAVESIVDTLADHRMRIMSLGVRRIEVFGSFVRGEERADSDIDILVEFERIQRYTPEMSYAEFDENDLVQDAVIRNLMVIGEAVKLIPEPLKERRADISWRIIAGLRDILIHAYFEVHTEIVWDIVRNKLPELQRAVREMLDSDAAR
- a CDS encoding nucleotidyltransferase family protein, which codes for MPKGSPSSIQVFPGECRGAGTYIYRNPQDPLDRRDRSPPDQRTQATAGAISLDPGAFRSRTDRHIRIRREGEETPTSDIDILVEFAPEQATFQNFMDLIAYLEDLFGRRVDPVTTGGIDPYLRSYIKGEAVWCEA
- a CDS encoding transposase codes for the protein MLPTKTVILKTDCPDSDLLDRTVQTYTDGMNYVSAVVYKLGKPKGSAALQKIVYPALREQIGLKSQMSCNVVRQVTGTYRTLQEQVKAKKTEWQQITYAPTSMTFSFGRDFSLDGDEIGLTTIEGRRKYRFFRYPHMEQYLDGSWKFGASKLVKHQGGTYYFHLCCEKDVETRKVTESSTFMGVDVGQNFLAVASTTDKKCRFFCGGKAKDLRNISSTMRKRLQSKGTRSAKRMLKHLSGRERRLMTDMNHRVSKEIVRFAVQNKVDVIGLEDLTGIRDRTETSKGRRYTHHSWAFFELQSFIEYKAREKGISTVYVDPAYTSQTCPRCNHISKNNRHRKSFVCECCGHSLHADLIGARN